In Symphalangus syndactylus isolate Jambi chromosome 6, NHGRI_mSymSyn1-v2.1_pri, whole genome shotgun sequence, a genomic segment contains:
- the LOC129484628 gene encoding olfactory receptor 2AT4-like, translating to METITCNGSGDSSTIFYLTGIPSLPKSLFLPIFFVFLLLYMLILMGNTLVLVAVVAKPSLHKPMYFFLINLSTLDILVTTTTVPKMLSLFLLGDSFLSFPACFLQIYLFHSFSCSEAFILVVMAYDHYVAICHPLHYPVLMTSQTNAVLATSAWLTALLLPIPAVVQTSQMAFDSIVHIYNCFCDHLAVVQASCSDSTPQTFMGFCIAMVVSFLPLLLVLLSYAHILTSVLCINSQEGRSKAFSTCSSHLLVVGTYYSSIAIAYVAYRADLPLDFHIMGNVVYAILTPVLNPLIYTLRNKDVKAAITKIACPQEPKNARKP from the coding sequence ATGGAAACAAtcacctgtaatggatcaggggACTCCTCAACCATCTTCTACCTTACGGGCATCCCCTCTCTGCCAAAATCCCTCTTCCTTcctatattttttgtctttctcctcctctACATGCTCATCCTGATGGGTAATACCCTGGTCCTGGTGGCTGTGGTGGCAAAGCCCAGCCTCCACAagcccatgtacttcttcctgaTAAACCTCTCCACCTTGGACATTCTTGTCACCACAACCACTGTCCCTAAGATGCTGTCCCTGTTCTTGCTTGGGGACAGCTTCCTTAGCTTCCCTGCCTGCTTCCTGCAGATATACCTGTTCCACAGCTTCTCCTGCTCAGAAGCCTTCATCCTGGTGGTCATGGCCTATGACCACTATGTGGCTATCTGCCACCCACTGCACTACCCTGTCCTCATGACCTCTCAGACCAACGCTGTCTTGGCAACCAGTGCCTGGCTCACTGCCCTCCTCCTGCCCATTCCAGCAGTGGTACAGACCTCCCAGATGGCATTTGACAGCATTGTCCACATCTACAACTGCTTCTGTGACCACTTGGCTGTGGTCCAGGCCTCCTGCTCTGACAGCACCCCCCAGACCTTCATGGGCTTCTGCATCGCCATGGTGGTGtccttcctcccccttctcctggtGCTTCTCTCCTATGCCCACATCTTGACCTCGGTGCTTTGCATCAACTCCCAAGAAGGACGCTccaaagccttctccacctgcagCTCCCACctcctggtggtgggcacctactATTCATCTATTGCCATAGCCTATGTGGCCTACAGGGCTGACCTGCCCCTAGACTTCCACATCATGGGCAATGTGGTATATGCCATTCTCACACCTGTTCTCAACCCTCTCATCTACACACTGAGGAACAAGGATGTCAAAGCAGCCATCACCAAGATTGCATGTCCCCAGGAGCCAAAGAATGCTAGGAAACCCTGa